From Ascaphus truei isolate aAscTru1 chromosome 20, aAscTru1.hap1, whole genome shotgun sequence, one genomic window encodes:
- the LOC142471354 gene encoding olfactory receptor 6X1-like has product MYEENQTMVTEFLLLGFGSLHNFKILFFFLILVIYMVTLSGNVMIITLVSASPNLHSPMYFFLSNLSLSDIIITTSIVPNMLRVIWKEQGTIYFTCCIFQFYIYGSSIGAECLLLTVMSFDRYVAINNPLRYHSIMDFQLCLILGVLSWVLCWMISSTTVLLICQLQFCDSNIIDHFFCDFAPLLKISCSDTSFLLIDAYIASILVVVFPFVFITVTYVCIFLTILRMPSTTGRQKAFSTCSSHLMVVCTYYGTMIVLYMVPFTGQSLEVNKFISLLNTVATPLLNPIIYSLRNQEIRTALRKYVQL; this is encoded by the coding sequence ATGTATGAAGAAAATCAGACAATGGTCACTGAATTTCTGCTTCTGGGATTTGGGAGTCTCCACAACTTCAAGATTTTATTCTTTTTTCTGATCCTTGTGATATACATGGTGACTTTATCCGGAAATGTCATGATCATTACACTGGTATCAGCCAGTCCCAATCTCCATTCTCCAATGTACTTCTTTCTTAGTAACCTCTCCTTGTCTGACATCATAATAACCACAAGTATTGTTCCAAACATGCTGCGTGTAATATGGAAAGAACAAGGAACTATATATTTTACTTGCTGTATTTTTCAATTTTATATCTATGGTTCCTCAATAGGTGCAGAGTGCCTTCTTCTTACGGTGATGTCTTTTGACCGATATGTAGCGATTAATAACCCACTACGTTATCATTCTATCATGGACTTCCAACTTTGTCTCATTCTTGGCGTCTTGTCTTGGGTATTGTGTTGGATGATATCATCAACTACAGTTCTTCTGATATGTCAGCTACAGTTCTGTGACTCAAATATCATTGATCATTTCTTCTGCGATTTTGCTCCTCTGCTAAAGATTTCTTGCTCAGATACTTCATTTTTGTTAATAGACGCTTATATTGCCTCCATCCTTGTTGTTGTATTTCCATTTGTGTTCATCACAGTAACTTATGTCTGTATTTTCTTGACCATACTAAGGATGCCATCAACCACTGGGAGACAGAAAGCATTCTCCACCTGTAGTTCCCACCTGATGGTTGTGTGCACGTATTATGGAACAATGATTGTTCTATACATGGTCCCATTCACAGGACAGTCATTGGAAGTAAACAAATTCATTTCCTTGCTCAACACTGTGGCTACTCCATTATTAAATCCTATAATATACAGTTTGAGGAATCAAGAGATTAGGACAGCGCTGAGGAAATATGTCCAGCTTTAA